One segment of Trachemys scripta elegans isolate TJP31775 chromosome 1, CAS_Tse_1.0, whole genome shotgun sequence DNA contains the following:
- the STOML3 gene encoding stomatin-like protein 3 — MDSRKGSLGKESKETLVADKKEGIGACGWILVSLSFLFVLITFPFSIWMCLKIVKEYERAVVFRLGRIVSKKAKGPGLIMVLPCTDVFARVDLRTVTSNIPLQEILTKDSVTTQVDGVVYYKIHSAVCSVANVTDVHLATNLLAQTTLRNVLGTQSLSQILSGREEIAHNIQSILDNATGKWGIQVARVEIKDVRIPMEMQRAMAAEAEATRDARAQIIAAEGERNASEALKQASMVLVEAPSALQLRYLQTWTTLATEKNSTIVFPLPMNILQGFYKQ; from the exons ATGGATTCCAGGAAAGGCTCCCTTGGGAAAGAGAGTAAGGAGACTCTAGTTG CAGATAAGAAGGAAGGAATTGGGGCCTGTGGCTGGATCCTGGTTTCTCTTTCATTCCTGTTTGTGCTTATTACCTTTCCTTTCTCCATCTGGATGTGCTTGAAG ATTGTCAAAGAATATGAGCGTGCTGTTGTATTTCGGCTGGGACGTATAGTGTCTAAAAAAGCAAAGGGACCAG GTTTGATCATGGTCCTTCCATGTACGGATGTTTTTGCCAGGGTTGATCTTAGAACTGTTACCAGTAACATTCCTCTACAAGAG ATTCTTACAAAAGATTCTGTAACTACCCAAGTTGATGGAGTGGTCTACTATAAAATCCACAGTGCTGTCTGTTCAGTGGCTAATGTCACAGATGTCCATTTAGCCACCAACCTGCTGGCACAGACCACTTTGAGAAATGTTCTAGGCACCCAAAGCTTGTCCCAGATCCTGTCTGGTCGAGAAGAGATTGCCCACAATATCCAG tctatccTCGATAATGCCACCGGTAAATGGGGAATCCAAGTAGCACGTGTGGAAATCAAAGACGTCAGGATCCCTATGGAGATGCAAAGAGCTATGGCTGCTGAAGCTGAAGCAACACGAGACGCTAGAGCTCAG ATCATAGCAGCAGAAGGAGAAAGGAATGCTTCCGAAGCACTGAAGCAAGCCTCCATGGTGCTGGTCGAGGCTCCATCAGCTCTCCAGCTGCGCTACTTGCAGACCTGGACCACACTGGCTACTGAGAAGAATTCCACCATTGTCTTTCCTCTGCCCATGAATATTCTGCAGGGTTTTTATAAACAATAA